One genomic window of [Clostridium] scindens ATCC 35704 includes the following:
- a CDS encoding IS3 family transposase, whose product MKKELCIDTFNAVTKRYQLDGCILHSDRGSQYTSESFRETLSKAGVDQSLSGVDHCYDNSRMESFFATLKKELLYRIPTYRMKRENVKSIIFRYVFTYYNQKRIYTANPGGYPPAVYRLLQEETLLAA is encoded by the coding sequence ATGAAGAAAGAATTATGTATAGATACTTTTAATGCCGTAACGAAGAGATATCAGCTTGATGGCTGTATTCTTCATTCTGACAGAGGCAGCCAGTACACAAGTGAATCTTTCCGCGAAACATTATCCAAGGCAGGCGTTGATCAAAGTTTAAGTGGAGTAGATCACTGCTATGATAACTCTCGGATGGAGAGTTTCTTTGCCACATTGAAAAAGGAATTACTCTATCGAATACCTACATATAGGATGAAAAGAGAAAACGTGAAGTCAATAATTTTCCGATATGTCTTCACTTATTACAATCAAAAAAGAATCTATACGGCTAATCCAGGAGGTTATCCTCCGGCCGTATATAGATTGTTGCAGGAAGAGACACTTCTTGCAGCGTAG